The Spinacia oleracea cultivar Varoflay chromosome 2, BTI_SOV_V1, whole genome shotgun sequence DNA segment ATTCATGGGACCATGAACTTCAACGGGCCCGGCCCTTACAAAACCCAATCGTCATCGAGGCGGCTTGTAATGggccaaaaaattcaaaatagggCCCAGCCACGCGGGCCTCATGTCGGGTTGGGTCCTCAGgcctaagcctaattttactaaatttagcgtatTTTGTCATCTCGTGTCTTGATTTTACCAAAAATATGCAGCCTACGGCCCACGACTTTGTGCTCGTAGACCTTCGTGTCTGGTCGTCCCGggccacaaccatctttacagTTGGGTCATGAACAAGCATTGTTCAACCCGACCCAAAGGTGACTTAAACTCGGAAATAATTTGACTAAAGCCTTGTTCTTTTCACCTGATTTGGTCTGGGTTTTCTAATTTCTGGTATTATCTAATCTGAATGTAtttttgagtgatttttgttttttctaaTCTGGTCTGAATGTTTTTTTGTgagtgtttttttctttttctagtcTGGTTTGATATGGCTTGATCTGATTTTTCTGATATGATCTACaaataataagaataaggtgaagaCAAAAAAAAACCTAACATGACACAACCCGACCCATGTGACAACTCTATACCCAATAAATTAGGTACCTTGAAGCAATTAGATGAAATTGTTTGAGCTGGATTTCTATTTTGTTACTACACGGTGCTTGAATCAAATGGCAGAGATTGGATAGGAAAACTGACCAAGTGATCATCAGGTCGGTTGGTGGCTTAAATGAAATGCCCATGGCCTACATTTCAGTGAAAAACAAACTCCAGGAGTTTGTCATTAAGGGAGTTCACGCTGCTGGATATAACCAAGAATAAAGCTAAAGAAGCGGAGATTTTGAATCAGACAACCAAAGCGACAGAAAATGTAGCCTTCTGAGTTCTGGAAGCTACAGAAAATACAGGGAAAATAAATCCCCAAAGCATGTCAAGCACAAGATTTGCAGCTGTGAATTTTTCCGAAGTATGGCAAAGAAAGTTACAAAGTCATGAGACGATAGCAAACACGGAGGACAACAAGTCAACAACTAAACACGAGTCATAAAGGAAATGGTTTTGTTTATGttcgacttatttcagacaattAACACACACAAACAGTTGAGAAAAAATCAGACAGAATAGATACTGCTAAAATGGTTGCTATCTGAATGTTTTGCTACAATATCAGACaatttcagataaattcagCTAATACTTACATAAATGACAAAGTTCGAAAAAAAAAGACTTATATAGAGTAGAGCTTGATTCCAAAGTCTTTAAAATTCATGAAATATATCCTGTTCACTAGATATGTAAGTTAGCTTCCTATCCTTCATGTAATAATCTTCTGTGGCAAATCATCCTTTTAAAAGCCTATATAAGCTATTGGAACCCTACATTACTTGCCCTTCAAcaaagaagaagagagagagaaaacccAGTAAAAATCTCACCGGCGTAACTGGAATTCttcatttcaaacaaaatacCAAACCAACTCGTTAACCTAGGCAAGACATGGCACTTGGACACCCCAAACTAAAcccaaaacaaaagaaattccAGTGAAAAAGCCCACTCGGACCTTCAATCCACACCAGCACAAAATCTCTGTCCCTCACACCATGAGGGTACAAATTGTACATAACATTTCTTCACTATCGAAGTGAGTTTCCCTCACTCTCCGATATTAAGTATTTCACTTGTTATTTTACTCAAAATAACTATTTCCAGTTCAAGCAATTACAAGAACATGAATCTAGAAAGCTGATTTGCAACACATATGAGAGGAAAAAGTAAGTGATTTCAGCTCAATTTCAACAGGTCGTAAAATTTTCTTGGATGAATGTAATGTACAATTTAACCAGAATAGAAATTTCAATGAATTCTATGATAAGTGCCATCAATTACAAAATGAAAATAGAATGAAGACAAGAAAATCAGCCGCAAGCACAAACTCGACTTCCACACCAGCAAAATATCAAATCAAAAGCTACATGCACTCTACTTCAGGCAAAGGATACAAAACCTTATACACGACTAACCATTCATGAAAAGAATCGAGAAGATACAATCTACAAGCAGTGAGGATGGTACCGTGTCATAAAGGTCAATTGCACATGTAATCCCCACTTTCAACCTTGTGATCTACCACGTAAAAGTCTGTTTTCGCTTCAGAAGCAGGACAAAGTGACACACCAGAGAGCGTGGTTGCCCCTTTGACAGAAAACTTAACATAACAAACAACGTCAATTTCTTCTTCAGTGTCCTCTTCATTTATATCAATAGGCATCCGTGCCCTAAGCTTCCCAGGAGTACCCTTTAATGGGATCTCTTGTACATGCCATTTTAGTTCTTTCTCAGACCTATTCAACACAGCCTTAGGAGAGACATTCAGTATCGAAGGATCAACTGGTAGTTTGAGAATAAATGTCACATCACTGAGAGGTACCAGCAAATCAGGGTTTGAAACGTATTGTATCATGATAGAGAGTAAAGTCCCCACATGGCGTTTAACCAGCCTAACTCGCAAAGGAATGGGGGTCATCTGGGGCATCAAACTGTACTTTAGAACAGGTAAAGGCTCTTCAGAGGCTGCTGTTCGTACATGAAACATTCCATTGCCAAGACTGCTAACACGAGAGCTCTGCACAACAGTTCTTTTAACAGAATTTGTACCATCAATCTTGAACGAGAACTCAGTTTCTTTCTCACCTGACATCTTCGGAGACAATGTTCTCAAATAAATCACACCCCTCAATCCCACTCTACTAAGCAAAGACTCCCTGAACTCTGCACTGATCTCCTCAACAATGAACATCTCAGGGCCCTTCATTTCTGTCTTCTGCACTAACAGATTCTCAAGTGGAGTAGCCCCTGCACCACTGGCAGCAACAGGAGCCCTATCTGGCCCCGTCTGTAACAACTCAAGTCCACCAAGACCCTCCCTCTTTGCAACTTTCGAGGGGCCCACAAACTCGGACGCGTCCAACCCACCACCAAATGCATCACTAAACCCTTCAAACGTCTCTCTAAGTGACGCTTCCTCGTTCCCAAACTCAATCCCACCATAATCCCCTTCAAAGCCTTCCACGGCAATACGAGTAGGATTAGCAGCTTCAGCAGGCGGCAATGGAGTCACTTCGAGCCCCACTAATGCCTTAGTCATATCCAAAGTCACATCCTTATCCTTCTTAAACTCCCCTACCAACGACTCCGGCTTACTAACTGAATCACTAGCTGCAAATGGATCCTTCACCCCCTGTTCCTCCTCAATCTTCACCCCACCATCCTGCTCCCCTAACCCTGCCTGCCCTACAATAGCAATACTAGCCCCCACCTCATCCCCTGCAGTAAGAGTCTCACTTGGAAGCTCAAACCTCATACTCGAAAACGAGTCCACCCCCGCCTCATGCTCCACCGCCAACCCCTCTGCAACCCCAGCCCAATTATCCGCCCCTCTAACCTTATTCTCAGTATCAACAGCAGAATGTACCATCTTAGCAATACTATCACCGTGCATAGAGCCCAGCATAGCTGCCAGACGAATATTACTAACACCCCTCAAAACAATATCCATTGCCATGTAAATTTCAGCATATTTCTTCCCTAATTTCTCAGGGGTCACATCGACCCCTCTACAAGCAGTAACCACGACACTAACAGCTTGATTAACAATACTAATACACTCAAAAACATTATTCGTAGTAGTActattatcatcatcatcatcaacagttGTAACACCCAGAACATAAATTGAATTCACCAAACGATAAACAACGCGGTAACGAGATTCAACACCCACAATTACCTGACCGCTTGAAGCAGCAAGTGGATCGTCGCCGACAATGGTGGGATCGCCGGAGACGTCGTCGTTGTGgtgtttggaggagagagaagaggtgGCGGCTGCAGCGGAGGAGAAGGCAAGACGGGTGGTTCGGAAGGCGGAGACGGCGACGAGGGCTCGGGCTGGGGGAAACCATTCGCGGGTTTGGAGGAGGATGTCGGGCCCATTGACGGGTTGGAGAGAAAGAGCTAAGCAGGACATTGGAGATCTGGATCTGTTGATGAGAAATGTGGCGATCAAGGACTGTAATTGGGGGTTTGATCAGTGGATTTTTTGGAGGAGGGAGAAATTGATTCCAGTCGGAAAGAGAGAAATGTTAGGGTCGACTTCGATCTGATCTAATGTTCATTCTTTTTCATTTTCGATTATTTCCTTTTTGGTTGCCTGATTGATTAACGCAGCTTAACCGTTCTGATCAGCTAAAGGCTACGGGAAGCAATAGACAATGGGTTTTGATGAGCCGAGCATGCTCGAGATTGTAGAATAATGAATCTTGGCTCAGCATGAAAGTTCTTAAACATGTCTTGAATTTTAACATTTTCACAAATAGATTAATGAAAATTTTACGAATTACTACCTAGGTCTTTAATGACTTTGCGAATTACTACCTAGGTTGTTAAAATTTGTCAATTATTACCTAGTTGGTTTGTTATTGTTGTCAATTGATACCTTAGTCCATATTTTAGCCAATTAATTACTAATCATATCATAATCAACTATTAATTAAactttaaatattttattaattaaaaaaataaaattaaaaatccaaaactaataaaattagaaaatccaaaaaaacccaaaaaagaaaaattaaactcCCGTAATAATTCTTAGAGATCGAATTTCccttaaaataaaattcttagAGATCGGACTGCGAAGAAAGATAGAGATCGGGGGATTAGAGACCAAAATAAGGAGGGATTTGAGGAGTAAACGACGACGAGGGGATAAGTTTATGCGCAGGAGTAATAGAGAAGACGGCGTTGTTGGTGGTGAAGTTGATGATAGTTCGGAAGAAAGTGTAAAACGACGAAGATGAGGAAGACAACGATGGTCCGGTTCTATACGCTCCACCAACAAATCTGGTTGCTATTGTCACCTGAAAGTTATCCACCGTCGTCGAAGGTTTTTCGTGTTGCTCCTACGTGGAAGGCTCCTTATGAAATGATCGTAATTTCTATTCCACAGAATGGTGACAAGGCTCGCTCTGGTGAGACTAGCCAGAAATTTAGGGGTTTCTTTCTTCAAATTGGAGTATTGATTTTTTGGGTATTAATTTggatttttgtttgattttgattgATTGTACGTGCAGCTTCAACAAAGAGAGACATGATTATTAGAGTTCAGTTACTCCCTCCACCATCGCAAACTCACCCAGTTGGAAGCTAGATCTAGAGTTTCATTTCCAGTTAGAAACTCACCTTCAATTCAACAGTAGTAGGttcgattttttaattttaattttcttaattagtaaaaaaaaaatatgattaatGGTTAATTATGATATAATTAGTGATTAATTGGCTAGAATATGAACTAAGGTAGCAATTTACAACAATAACTAAAcacctaggtagtaattgacaacttttaacaaCGTAGGTAGTAATTCGCAAAATCATTAAAGACCTAGGTAGTAATTGGCAAATTTTCCtagattactccctccgtatttgtTTAAGGCCGGGATAGGAAGTGGCACTCTTCAAAGTCTCATATGTGGCCCTATCACTGAATATGAAGAACACAGACTATTGAGCACTTGTATTGTAGAAGGTCAATGGAATTTTGATCATCTGTCTATCACCATCCCTAGTCAAATCTTACCACGAATCCACTCACTTCTCAAACCAAATCACACTCAAATTGACACCCCCATCTCCCCCTCTGTCATTGAAGGGAAGTTctcttctgttaggttatgatacatatgacattacatagatcatgcggaaacaaccattaacccaggacaacatattatttacacataatcatatagcataatttagatgcatactctttgttgcgtgccctccctagctgcgcccgaaccgaacaagaacaagtctttaggactccaagtgtcgtccctccgtagatagtccacagcacgtccggatccgccttaagattgatcaactagaatcgcccttaaggtactagaaaatttcggcactttatgagcaagatgtgtgttttaattttctctcaaaaactcacttttgaatactttgaaacttgttataaattgtgagccctagcctcatatttataggggtatggaaagggaatcgaaatcctattcagatacaaattaattaaacctagaatcctacaagaactctaatttaattaatctatcaaatagaattaggaatttaatcattaactgaactctgcatgttttaggaaacgtgcacgaacacaaacacttgcacacacacgcatggcagtcacgatgggcccccatgcgtgcgcgcgagcagcagcccacgcagcgcccgcgcgcgctgcgcgctgcgcgtgctgtgcgcgctgtgcgagcacgcgcagcgcgcagcgcagcctgctgggcctggcgtggctgtttgtgcggcgcgcttggcttgctgggcgatggtctggcttcgtgctgggcctcgtccggcaggcctcgtccgatgcttattcgtacgatgcgcttccgattaaattttccgattccggaattcatttccgatacgaacaatatttaatatttccgattccggaattaatttccgtttcgaacaaatatttaatatttccgtttccggaattattttccgattccggtaatatttccgattctgacaatatttccgtttccggcaatatttccgattctggcaatatttccatttccgataatattttccgatacgtaccatgtttccgtttccggcaacatctacgacttggataatatttatatttccgatacgatccatatttccgtttccggcaatatcatcgtttccggagtattcatttcttgcctgtgacgatctcagctcccactgaaaccaagatccgtcggttccgaatattcatagatggagtatttaatgccattaaatacttgatccgtttacgtactatttgtgtgaccctacgggttcagtcaagagtaagctgtggattaatatcattaattccacttgaactgaagcggcctctagctaggcattcagctcacttgatctcactgaattattaacttgttaattaatactgaaccgcaattattagacttaacatagaatgcatacttggaccaagggcattatttccttcagtctcccacttgtccttagggacaagtgtgcatttcctaattcctttgtcgctcgatgcttgctcttgaacataaggtaagagttgtcatccttattatgtccagaggtgttcctcggtttcagagttcaactgatcaaataaacagataatcatagcctatgattcatccgagcacggccatgcatttcacagtttctagctctccgagtggccttgtacaacttttaagcatctcatcccgatttatgggaggacaatcccaatcttgcgatcttgagattagacttcgtttgataggtgattacctgagcgttgcctttatagcctccttttacggtgcgacggttggtcaacgtcaaagcaaccagttctcaaacaagtaatctcaaatcactcaggtattgaggatttagtgtctaataatttaatgaaatttacttatgacagactttcatctcttacagtaaagtttcataggtcttgtccgatactagtcttcccaaagtaagtatctatgcaaatgattatgacattgccatgtccacatagttcaagaaacagaactactagtcatcttgcattctaatcgtctaacgttttctatgcgtccaattttatagagaactccgattagggaccattttcaacctttgacattcaagttcacttgatagacatttcttagtcacaggactggtcctgacagtctatcttgaatatatcgtcaaattgaagggactcatcatttaatactaaaccaagattaaatggaatatgaaaatacatttcatatatgataaatgttcaaccccaatgttttataaccatgggcctcaaacccatcttctaaaacaattcatggaattcaaagctatgcttgatttccagtgctacaatgtgagtgttgcttctcacttgttgcataggtttagttatcatgctttgccaatcttaatatccttttcatcgaatgttcttcgagatatgatgataagatcttttcgagtttgtttattatgtgatctagtctatcttacttcgatggtggttttactcactttgcaatgaagaaccatcaagttagcagacgtttttcttgcttcaagagtggttctacgcatttttcaatgaagaaccatcaagccagcagataggtgatctacccaagttcagtgaagaactttaaacaaccctgttttattgcttcttaggcaacaatcacttttacttcaactgtataggttgctagtgatgctttgtttggatttacctatccaagcagttcatagatatgtggaagactctccaactatatcttagaacatagaaattaatattttaatttcccacgcaacaactcatggtctccaatccatgttgccatttcaaaacacgatgctctatagctcgtccttatcaatggttaactccaaagggtcttgcttgatcctttgccagtgtttatgcgtgtagcatcaatatttagcatatctttatttccttgaatcaagaactattcctatgtactttttcaagtaccataagtattcttgatctcaacctagttgatcttcacttagatcaatagagattggtatatgttcgtcatgcctaaagtcatacgatacgtttttggcgatcctcatattatatcatacatgataaattctttttcagaataattcccaattgaattctattcatgtaattttagctcattcaatttcagcagatactgaatccagctaaattctttgacatataatataggtttaagaatctcatttagactctttgatgtttaacttagtaaatgcttatacatagttcaaacatcctttacttagatttattcacatgggtcgaatatctccaatggagactttcgtgtttgatttagtaaatgccattacttaatccaaaacaatatcataagatctttgtaaatagatcttaatacccagtatgtactaagtttcgccatggtccatcattgatgaataatttcaaatctaagtcattagcatttgaatgttattttacaatagagagatatgtgtgtgatacacataggaccaattaagttttatgtactcccactaaacttcttatatatctataagaattatgtacatttttatgaaactaaaatgcttattagcttcacttaaaatacagttccaattcccaattgcttgcttaaatctgtacttagattttataagctagctttccttttcaagcatttatttggatccacaaatcctatgacatgccatgtacatagtttattccaacatttgattgaggaatacttttgtcatccaattgccatatttacca contains these protein-coding regions:
- the LOC110776595 gene encoding uncharacterized protein; the protein is MSCLALSLQPVNGPDILLQTREWFPPARALVAVSAFRTTRLAFSSAAAATSSLSSKHHNDDVSGDPTIVGDDPLAASSGQVIVGVESRYRVVYRLVNSIYVLGVTTVDDDDDNSTTTNNVFECISIVNQAVSVVVTACRGVDVTPEKLGKKYAEIYMAMDIVLRGVSNIRLAAMLGSMHGDSIAKMVHSAVDTENKVRGADNWAGVAEGLAVEHEAGVDSFSSMRFELPSETLTAGDEVGASIAIVGQAGLGEQDGGVKIEEEQGVKDPFAASDSVSKPESLVGEFKKDKDVTLDMTKALVGLEVTPLPPAEAANPTRIAVEGFEGDYGGIEFGNEEASLRETFEGFSDAFGGGLDASEFVGPSKVAKREGLGGLELLQTGPDRAPVAASGAGATPLENLLVQKTEMKGPEMFIVEEISAEFRESLLSRVGLRGVIYLRTLSPKMSGEKETEFSFKIDGTNSVKRTVVQSSRVSSLGNGMFHVRTAASEEPLPVLKYSLMPQMTPIPLRVRLVKRHVGTLLSIMIQYVSNPDLLVPLSDVTFILKLPVDPSILNVSPKAVLNRSEKELKWHVQEIPLKGTPGKLRARMPIDINEEDTEEEIDVVCYVKFSVKGATTLSGVSLCPASEAKTDFYVVDHKVESGDYMCN